DNA from Roseofilum capinflatum BLCC-M114:
CCATTCCCTATTCCCTATTCCCCATTCCCCATTCCCTATTCCCTATTCCCCATTCCCTATTCCCTATTCCCCATTCCCTGATGAGATAGACCGCAACGCCGTCTTGCCTCAGCTTTTGACCTGGGGTTACCAGGTGGGTACTGAAGTCCCCGCTTCCGTTTCCGAGTGCTGGCTCGGTTTACTGCCGCTAGGATCGCTTTCAGTTCCCTTATAAGTCAAGCATAGATCATAAAACGTTATTGGCAGTCACCAACGCCGCAGCCTATCTTGATTCGTATTCTAAGCCAAATTCCTGTTTGGGGCTAGGGGGGATTAGAGATTTTTATCTCGGATACCACATCGATTCTATTTTTTGGGCGATCGCCACCAACTCCTCCCGTTTTGTGGTATCTGTACAGACCGTAACATGGCCTAGCTTGCGTCCCGGTCTGACTTCAGGCTTGGCATACCAATGGACATGACTGCCAGGAATTTGGGCTAATGCCTCCCGTTGCTCTAAATACTCGCTCTCTGAAGTTTCATACCCCAATAAATTCACCATCACCGCTCCCCCGCACTGCAAACTCGGATCGCCCACTGGTAAATCTGCCACTGATCGCAGATGTTGGGCAAACTGGGAAGTTTGGCAAGCATCTAAGCTAAAATGACCGGAATTATGGGTACGCGGGGCAATTTCATTCACTAAAACTTGCTGGTCAGCCGTTAAGAAAAACTCAATCCCAAAAATTCCAATTACCTCTAACTGATTGAGTAACGTCCGAGCCATTTCCTCAATTTTTTGTTGCACAGTTTCCCCCACTTCAGCCGGAACCAACACCCACCGACAAACCTGATTAATCTGTTGGGTTTCCACCACCGGATACACCACCACCTCCCCAGAAGAAAAGCGAGCTGCCATCACCGCCAATTCTCGCTCGAAGGGTACAAAGTCTTCTAATAAAACGGGAACATCAGCAAAGGTTTTTGCCGCTTGATTTAACTGGTCTCGATCTTTTAAGATCAAAGTTCCTTGACCATCATACCCCTGTCTTCGGGTCTTCAAAACCACCGGAAAAGACAAATTTTCCGGTAAATGATACCAATCTACACTTTTAAACCAGGGAACCGGAATGCCTAAATTTTGCAGAAAACAGCGCTGATCGTATTTATCTAATAACGGTTTGAGGGCAGATAAACGGGGACGAAAACAGATCCCAGACTGCTCTAGTGAAGAGAGCGCCTCTAGATCGATAAACTCATTTTCAAACGTAATCACCTCACAGCGTTGGGCCAATTGCTCTGTAGTAGCAGCATCGGCGATCGCCCCAAAAATGACCTCCGAGGCTCTAGAGACTGCCGGATCGCTCGATTCAGGCGTTTGTACGATGAATTCAATCCCCAAGGGTTGGGCTTCTAGAGCCATCATCCAGGCTAACTGTCCTCCCCCAATCACCCCCACGCGAGTTTTCTGTCCCTGTTTCATAGTTCTCTATCCTTAATCACCCAACCTTCGATCATACCAAGGTTTTTCCGATTCCCAAACTCCGCCCCAACAGGAATGCGAGCATCTTGCTCCCTAGAAAAAGGCAGCGAGCAAGATGTTTGTCCTTGACTTTACAGAGCTAAAATGGGGTCGAGTTTACCCTGAGAATCAAGGTCATAAATACCGCTACAGTCGCCCACATATCGATCGTCAACAAAAATTTGAGGGAGCGATCGCGGGCCGCCCGTGCGCTCTACCATTTCATCCCGTGCGTCTTCGTCTCCATCGATACAATATTCAATATAGTCAGCCCCTTTACGGTCTAATAAGGCTTTGGCTCGCAGACAAAAGGGGCAGGTACTCCAGGTGTAAATTTCAACTTTTGCCATAGTGGTTGTGTGTCTCCCAGAATCTAATTCTTTTACAATTCTAGACAAAATTAGCGATCGCCCCAGGAACCATTGCAGAAAGCGCCCAAAAAAAGGTACGATGCTCCTTTGAGCTTATGAATATTGCTTAGTCTGAGGATTACATCATCAGTGCGAAAGATAGTTTTAGCAGGTAACTGGAAAATGCACAAAACCCAGGCCCAGAGCCTAGAGTTTTTGCAAGCCTTTCTCTCTCAATTGGAACAAACCCCCGCAGAACGAACTGTCGTTTTGTGCGTTCCCTTTACCGATTTAGGGATTTTAGCAGAAAAACTAAAGGGAACTCGCGTCGATCTGGGCGCTCAAAATGTTCACTGGGAAGACCAGGGCGCTTATACCGGTGAAGTTTCCGGGCCCATGCTGACAGAGATCCCAGTTCAGTATGTGGTCATCGGCCACAGCGAACGCCGGGAATATTTTGGTGAAACCGATGAAACCGTAAATTT
Protein-coding regions in this window:
- the grxC gene encoding glutaredoxin 3: MAKVEIYTWSTCPFCLRAKALLDRKGADYIEYCIDGDEDARDEMVERTGGPRSLPQIFVDDRYVGDCSGIYDLDSQGKLDPILAL
- a CDS encoding 5-(carboxyamino)imidazole ribonucleotide synthase is translated as MKQGQKTRVGVIGGGQLAWMMALEAQPLGIEFIVQTPESSDPAVSRASEVIFGAIADAATTEQLAQRCEVITFENEFIDLEALSSLEQSGICFRPRLSALKPLLDKYDQRCFLQNLGIPVPWFKSVDWYHLPENLSFPVVLKTRRQGYDGQGTLILKDRDQLNQAAKTFADVPVLLEDFVPFERELAVMAARFSSGEVVVYPVVETQQINQVCRWVLVPAEVGETVQQKIEEMARTLLNQLEVIGIFGIEFFLTADQQVLVNEIAPRTHNSGHFSLDACQTSQFAQHLRSVADLPVGDPSLQCGGAVMVNLLGYETSESEYLEQREALAQIPGSHVHWYAKPEVRPGRKLGHVTVCTDTTKREELVAIAQKIESMWYPR